GCGTCGATGGCACCGCCCATCGCGGTGCGACCATCGATCGCTGCAAACGAGCGAGCCGTGTCCGTCTCCCACAGCAAACGCCCGCTGGATACGTCATACGCCTGCACCCGACCATCCAATGTTGCCGCGATGACCATATCCCGCAGCACCGTAACGGCCGCCGAAAGACCGGGATAACACGCATCCGGATCGCTGCACGCCGCCACGGCAGGGGTACTCCACAACACGTGCCCAGTGGCGACGTCGACCGCGTGCAGACCCGGCATCTTCGGCATCGTGGGGTCTTCCGGCTCGGGCGCATCCAGACCGGGAATGGGCGTCAAATAGTCCGAAATGGGGACATAGACCACGCCATCACGCGCGGCCATGCTCCAATGCACCCCGCCAAGGGCCCCACCTCGCCCCAATCTTTGGGTCCAGAGAATTTTTCCTTCATCGTCCGGATCGAGCCCGTAGACAACGCCGGATTTCTGCCCGGCCACCAACATATCGCGACCGTCTCGGCCGGCGACCAGTATGGGCGGTGCGCCGAAATCCAAATCCTTGCCGGGATTCTCGGGACAATTGATTTTTCCCGGCATGGCACAGGCGAAATTCCAGGCATCACGCGGTGTCAGTTGGCGGGACCAGACGATTTCGCCACGGGTCAAATCGAGCGCCAAAATGGCGTCGCTGAGGTGATTGGTGGGCTGGCTGTAGTTCTCGCCGGTGCCGACGTATAGCCGGTTCCGCGCGGTGTCGATGGTCGGCGGACTCCAAATAGGCGCACCAGACGGCCCCCAGCGACGCACCCACAATGCGTTGCGGCCCTGTACCTGCGGCGCTTCCGTGGTATAGGTTTTCCAGATCCGCTCCCCGGTGGCGGCGTCCAGCGCGACCACCGAACCTCGAAACGTGCAACATCCGTAGAACGGGAACGCCGGCAACGCCACTTCAAACGACGAGACCGGGACATACAAGCGTCCCTCGTGAAGCACCGGCGAACCGGTGATGGTGGCCGCCCGGTGACTGTCCACCTCGGTTCTCCACACGCGCTCACCGGTGGCGGCATCCAAGGCATAAGCCCGACCGAAGAAATCCCCGAAGAACAGCAGCCGCTCTCCTTGCGGGCGCGCCTCCCCCAGCGTCAGAGCAGTTCGCACCTCCGCTCCAATACGCGATTTCCATCGTACGCAGCCGGCGTGGCGATTTAAGGCATACACCCACCCACGCTGACTCCCGACGTAGATGGTGTCGGCCGTTACCGCCGGTTGGGAACGGGCCTTGTTGGTCCAGAGGGGAAAACGAAATGCCCACTGCAAGACCAATTCCGGGAGATCGGCAACGGTGAGCGCCGCGCTATCGGCCCTCAAGGCGCGGGCATTGGTCAGATCCAACCCCCAGCCATTGCTCACCACCGGCGATCCGGGATCGAACCGCGCTTGCGGCCCCTCGCATGCCGGTGCAGCTTGCAGATCCCAGTAGGCCACGACGGCCACCAACAAGGGCGCGACCGTCACCGCGGCCAGCAAAATTTTGTAACGGGTTTTCATCCTCGAATATCCGTGCGGTCGCCTTGGGCGCGCCTCTCTCAGTGCCGAACCCGAAGCCCTGCCGGGACGGCAACTTTCGGCGGGAAACTTCCATTGCGTGATTTTTTAACGGATCGCCTGTACGTCATTCGCCTCTTGCCATTGGCCGCTCTCATAGGCGTTCCGGAATTGGCGAACCAGGTCGAAATCCTGCACATCCCAGGGATGAAAATCGCGTCGATAAAACTGGAGATAGTGCCGCCAGGGCATGATGAATTTGCCGTGTCGGCCATACAGAAAGGGAAGCCCGTTGCGCCAAGTGCGCCACTTGAACAGAACGCCGTCCCGAAACAGCAAGGGGCTCATACGCACGGGCACCAGAATCAGAAACATGAAAATCGACGACAACACGATCGCCAGGATCCGCCGCCAATAGCTACCGTCCACGGCTTGGTAAACGTCAAAGGCCACGGCCTTGTGCTCGATTTCTTCGGCGGCGTGCCAATCGAAAAGCGGAATGAAATCCGGGTGTGCGGGATCGCGGAACAGCTCGTGCTCGATCAGCGCTTGATGGGCCAACATGGCTGTGAAGTGCTCCAAGGCCACGGTCATGGCCAAGGCAAACTTGGGCGT
This window of the Pseudomonadota bacterium genome carries:
- a CDS encoding PQQ-binding-like beta-propeller repeat protein, producing the protein MKTRYKILLAAVTVAPLLVAVVAYWDLQAAPACEGPQARFDPGSPVVSNGWGLDLTNARALRADSAALTVADLPELVLQWAFRFPLWTNKARSQPAVTADTIYVGSQRGWVYALNRHAGCVRWKSRIGAEVRTALTLGEARPQGERLLFFGDFFGRAYALDAATGERVWRTEVDSHRAATITGSPVLHEGRLYVPVSSFEVALPAFPFYGCCTFRGSVVALDAATGERIWKTYTTEAPQVQGRNALWVRRWGPSGAPIWSPPTIDTARNRLYVGTGENYSQPTNHLSDAILALDLTRGEIVWSRQLTPRDAWNFACAMPGKINCPENPGKDLDFGAPPILVAGRDGRDMLVAGQKSGVVYGLDPDDEGKILWTQRLGRGGALGGVHWSMAARDGVVYVPISDYLTPIPGLDAPEPEDPTMPKMPGLHAVDVATGHVLWSTPAVAACSDPDACYPGLSAAVTVLRDMVIAATLDGRVQAYDVSSGRLLWETDTARSFAAIDGRTAMGGAIDAGGAIVAGRQLIVNSGYGLFSEAPGNALLVYGPAGSPPARGMP
- a CDS encoding metal-dependent hydrolase; this encodes MNSTTITTHAVPPPEHSIEPRPVRFNITDETPRHWFADDPFRTHFFNAFFTTFPPGEQFFVRSVMHFRDQVKDPALLEQITAFAGQEGTHANAHQDHLDILTRQGYKSLERENKIIDAFLKFTNRYTPKFALAMTVALEHFTAMLAHQALIEHELFRDPAHPDFIPLFDWHAAEEIEHKAVAFDVYQAVDGSYWRRILAIVLSSIFMFLILVPVRMSPLLFRDGVLFKWRTWRNGLPFLYGRHGKFIMPWRHYLQFYRRDFHPWDVQDFDLVRQFRNAYESGQWQEANDVQAIR